Proteins from a genomic interval of Paenibacillus sp. FSL R5-0623:
- the ychF gene encoding redox-regulated ATPase YchF, translated as MALKAGIVGLPNVGKSTLFNAITQAGAESANYPFCTIDPNVGIVEVPDERLDKLTELVVPKKTVPTAFEFVDIAGLVRGASKGEGLGNKFLAHIREVDAIVHVVRCFVDENITHVDGKIDPVSDIQTINLELILADIESVEKKIDRSKKNMKGGNKTASQEVEVLERVKAVLYDDKPARSMELTDDELLIVRDLHLLTLKPVLYAANVAEDEIGDVANNAYVQKVREFAAAENAEVVPISAKVEEEISELEGEDKQMFLEELGIEDSGLNLLIKAAYKLLGLYTYFTAGVQEVRAWTIRKGTKAPGAAGVIHTDFERGFIRAEVVSYDDLVAAGSMNGAKERGQLRLEGKEYVVNDGDVMHFRFNV; from the coding sequence ATGGCTTTGAAAGCTGGAATCGTGGGTTTGCCTAACGTAGGTAAATCTACATTGTTTAATGCAATTACACAAGCAGGTGCCGAATCGGCAAACTATCCGTTCTGTACGATTGACCCTAACGTGGGGATCGTTGAAGTACCCGATGAGCGTTTGGACAAACTGACAGAACTCGTTGTACCTAAGAAAACAGTACCAACGGCGTTTGAGTTTGTAGATATCGCTGGTCTTGTTCGCGGTGCGAGCAAAGGCGAAGGTCTGGGTAACAAGTTCCTTGCCCACATTCGTGAAGTAGATGCGATTGTACACGTGGTACGTTGCTTTGTAGATGAGAACATTACACACGTCGATGGCAAAATTGACCCGGTAAGCGACATCCAGACAATCAATCTGGAGCTGATCCTGGCCGATATCGAGAGTGTTGAGAAGAAAATCGATCGCTCCAAGAAAAACATGAAGGGCGGCAACAAGACTGCCTCTCAAGAAGTAGAAGTGTTGGAGAGAGTGAAGGCTGTTCTGTACGATGACAAGCCAGCACGCAGCATGGAACTTACGGATGATGAGCTTCTGATCGTGCGCGATCTGCACTTGCTTACCCTGAAGCCTGTTCTGTACGCAGCCAATGTAGCTGAGGACGAAATCGGCGATGTGGCGAACAATGCTTACGTGCAAAAAGTAAGAGAATTCGCAGCTGCTGAGAACGCAGAAGTGGTGCCAATCAGTGCGAAGGTTGAAGAAGAGATCTCCGAGCTGGAAGGCGAAGATAAACAAATGTTCCTGGAAGAACTCGGTATCGAGGATTCCGGTCTGAACCTGTTGATCAAAGCGGCTTACAAATTGCTCGGTCTGTACACATACTTCACAGCAGGTGTACAGGAAGTTCGTGCTTGGACAATTCGTAAGGGTACCAAAGCGCCTGGCGCAGCCGGTGTCATTCACACCGACTTCGAACGCGGATTCATCCGAGCAGAAGTGGTTTCCTACGACGATCTGGTTGCAG
- a CDS encoding GNAT family N-acetyltransferase, producing MELSPMNQEDYASFRIRSIKDFAQEKVEAGTWAEEEAQQLAEESYERYLPEGLNTPGAYLYNLVHPVDGNVGYIWFNITDNRRGKDAFLLDIVVEEAHRGKGYGTETMEALEQTALSLGVDRIGLHVFGHNVRASSLYRKMGYEVTDLTMYKEIKG from the coding sequence TTGGAACTTTCTCCAATGAATCAGGAAGATTATGCGAGTTTTCGCATTCGATCGATTAAAGACTTTGCACAGGAAAAAGTAGAAGCGGGCACCTGGGCTGAGGAAGAGGCGCAGCAACTGGCCGAGGAATCTTATGAACGTTATCTGCCAGAAGGCTTAAACACACCCGGAGCATATCTCTACAATCTGGTGCATCCTGTGGACGGCAATGTAGGGTATATCTGGTTTAACATCACGGATAATCGTCGTGGGAAGGATGCTTTTTTGCTGGATATTGTGGTTGAAGAAGCACACCGCGGTAAAGGGTATGGAACAGAGACGATGGAGGCGCTTGAACAGACGGCCTTGAGCCTTGGCGTGGATCGTATTGGTTTGCATGTGTTTGGACATAATGTGCGGGCGAGCAGCCTGTATCGGAAGATGGGATATGAGGTAACGGATCTAACCATGTACAAGGAAATTAAAGGGTAA
- the fni gene encoding type 2 isopentenyl-diphosphate Delta-isomerase — protein MNEQERAGERLLPEVATGERKLEHVRLCLEENVAGEGVTSGMERYAFRHHPLPELDFEEVHLETSFIGKKVRTPLLISSMTGGSKTTGAINERLARVANARGWALGVGSIRAAVEQPELANTFDVRRWAPDIPVIANLGAVQLNYGFTTADFQRAVDIAGADMLVLHLNTLQEVFQPEGNTNFSGLFQRIENLCRELDVPVGVKEVGFGIDGVTAQRLYEAGVAFIDVAGAGGTSWVQVEKYRNNNPVRRAAAEAFADWGIPTAECIQEVRALNPTGALIGSGGLYTGMDAAKALALGADLAGFGRSLLESAVASDDALNERLEQVEFELRTVMFGIGAGRIEDLKQTSRLVERR, from the coding sequence ATGAATGAACAAGAGCGAGCCGGCGAACGGCTGCTTCCCGAAGTGGCTACGGGAGAACGGAAGCTGGAACACGTGCGCCTCTGTCTTGAGGAGAATGTGGCAGGAGAAGGGGTAACCAGCGGTATGGAGCGGTATGCGTTTCGCCATCACCCACTGCCGGAACTGGATTTTGAAGAGGTGCATCTGGAGACTTCGTTTATTGGCAAAAAAGTGCGCACACCCTTGCTCATCAGTTCGATGACGGGTGGAAGCAAAACAACGGGCGCCATCAATGAACGTCTCGCCCGAGTAGCAAACGCCAGAGGCTGGGCGCTTGGCGTAGGTTCGATCCGGGCTGCCGTGGAACAGCCGGAACTGGCGAATACGTTCGATGTCCGCCGTTGGGCACCGGACATCCCGGTCATTGCCAACCTGGGCGCGGTGCAGCTGAACTATGGTTTCACCACAGCTGATTTTCAACGTGCCGTAGACATTGCTGGAGCGGACATGCTCGTGCTTCATCTGAACACGTTGCAGGAAGTTTTCCAGCCGGAAGGTAATACTAACTTCAGCGGATTATTTCAACGGATTGAGAACTTGTGTCGTGAGCTAGATGTGCCTGTTGGCGTAAAAGAAGTAGGTTTTGGCATCGATGGCGTGACGGCTCAACGCTTATATGAAGCGGGTGTCGCGTTCATTGATGTAGCCGGAGCAGGGGGCACAAGCTGGGTACAGGTGGAGAAGTACCGCAACAATAACCCGGTACGCCGGGCGGCAGCGGAAGCTTTTGCCGACTGGGGCATTCCCACAGCGGAGTGTATTCAGGAAGTACGAGCACTGAACCCTACTGGTGCCCTGATCGGCAGCGGTGGATTGTACACAGGCATGGATGCGGCCAAAGCCCTCGCGCTCGGTGCGGACCTGGCTGGTTTTGGCCGATCTCTGCTCGAATCCGCAGTCGCATCGGATGATGCGCTGAATGAGCGGTTGGAACAGGTTGAGTTTGAGTTGCGTACCGTCATGTTCGGCATTGGTGCAGGTCGGATTGAGGATCTGAAGCAGACGTCACGTCTGGTGGAACGGCGTTAG